From the Desulfosarcina sp. BuS5 genome, one window contains:
- a CDS encoding AbrB/MazE/SpoVT family DNA-binding domain-containing protein, translating to MPIVTSTIKGQIVIPAEIRARFKIKKGTQVNVYDDGERIIVEPIADDPIQEGRGMLKTKGMILRSLVADRKKEAEL from the coding sequence ATGCCTATAGTAACGTCGACAATAAAGGGTCAAATTGTTATTCCCGCAGAGATTCGGGCGAGATTTAAGATCAAGAAGGGCACGCAAGTCAACGTCTATGACGATGGAGAAAGAATCATAGTGGAGCCTATTGCAGACGATCCAATCCAGGAAGGGCGGGGGATGTTGAAGACAAAAGGAATGATTTTGAGAAGCCTTGTAGCGGACAGGAAAAAAGAGGCGGAATTGTGA
- a CDS encoding type II toxin-antitoxin system VapC family toxin, translated as MKKYVMDSFAMIAFFEDEPGAEKVALILKSIMDRKAKAYMSVINWGEIYYNTLREQGVETAEKVVGQLKQYPIEIVDADQKLIYEAAKLKGSYKIAYADCFAAALSYRLKGVVVTGDPEFKKLGDKYSIQWLKTRHS; from the coding sequence GTGAAGAAATATGTAATGGACAGTTTTGCGATGATTGCCTTTTTCGAAGATGAACCCGGAGCTGAAAAAGTAGCGCTGATTTTGAAGTCAATAATGGATCGGAAAGCTAAGGCTTACATGTCGGTGATCAACTGGGGTGAGATCTATTATAATACTCTGAGAGAGCAAGGAGTTGAAACTGCAGAGAAGGTTGTTGGACAACTCAAACAATATCCTATTGAAATAGTAGATGCTGATCAAAAGTTGATTTACGAAGCAGCCAAATTAAAAGGCAGTTACAAGATAGCTTATGCCGATTGTTTTGCTGCGGCCCTTTCATATAGATTAAAGGGAGTAGTAGTTACCGGTGACCCTGAATTCAAGAAGCTCGGAGACAAATATTCGATTCAATGGCTTAAGACCAGGCATTCATAG
- a CDS encoding type II toxin-antitoxin system HicB family antitoxin produces MKYRAIIKKSDGWWIGWLIDLPGVNAQEKTKAKLVESLRIGAEDMLDTEVPFEPGAEMAMIDISDPAWTKSLNENLTAS; encoded by the coding sequence ATGAAATACAGGGCAATTATAAAAAAGTCTGATGGATGGTGGATTGGCTGGCTTATTGATCTGCCAGGAGTAAATGCACAGGAGAAAACAAAAGCGAAACTTGTCGAATCTTTACGAATTGGCGCTGAAGATATGCTGGATACCGAAGTGCCTTTTGAGCCTGGCGCCGAAATGGCCATGATTGACATTTCCGATCCGGCATGGACAAAATCCCTAAATGAAAATCTAACTGCATCCTAA
- a CDS encoding PglD-related sugar-binding protein, whose amino-acid sequence MQNLILIGGGGHCKSCTDVIEQAGVTVLMRRGHFAKVLLYKKLKPKLLVVHALH is encoded by the coding sequence ATGCAGAATCTCATACTAATCGGCGGTGGCGGACACTGCAAATCATGCACTGACGTAATTGAGCAGGCTGGCGTGACAGTCTTGATGCGACGGGGGCATTTTGCAAAGGTCTTATTATACAAAAAACTTAAACCAAAATTATTGGTTGTACACGCTCTGCACTAA
- a CDS encoding PIN domain-containing protein — MTDFNVQSDSIYFIDTNIWLYSFIQSQDIQKTEIARAVIKKCEIVISTQIINEMCVNLIKKVNFSEGKIQHLIESLYKKYPVFELSQAILLKASKIRADKSFSFRDSVVAASALDCDANYLISEDMQDGFILENKLAIINPFI; from the coding sequence ATGACGGATTTTAATGTACAGTCTGATTCAATATATTTCATAGATACGAATATATGGCTTTATTCATTTATTCAATCTCAAGACATACAAAAAACTGAAATTGCCAGAGCTGTTATAAAAAAGTGTGAGATTGTTATCAGTACTCAAATAATTAATGAGATGTGTGTGAACTTAATAAAAAAAGTAAATTTTTCGGAAGGAAAAATTCAGCATTTAATTGAATCACTATACAAAAAATATCCAGTATTTGAGTTATCTCAAGCTATACTGTTAAAGGCATCAAAGATACGCGCTGATAAGAGTTTTTCTTTCCGGGACAGCGTTGTTGCAGCCAGCGCTCTGGATTGTGATGCAAATTACTTGATTTCGGAAGATATGCAGGATGGATTTATCCTGGAGAATAAACTTGCAATCATAAATCCATTCATCTGA
- a CDS encoding DUF5615 family PIN-like protein, producing the protein MNFLLDVNASGAVARWLIHLGHDVAEVGQKNPRMSDNEILSWAVKENPNNPACLAGSGSTETQIVFYEKTEDREVV; encoded by the coding sequence ATGAATTTTTTGTTGGATGTCAACGCAAGTGGGGCCGTAGCTCGTTGGTTGATTCACTTGGGGCATGACGTAGCCGAGGTCGGTCAGAAAAACCCAAGAATGAGTGACAATGAGATTTTGAGCTGGGCTGTGAAAGAAAATCCCAATAATCCTGCCTGCCTCGCAGGTTCCGGTTCTACCGAGACCCAAATAGTATTTTATGAAAAAACAGAGGATAGAGAGGTGGTGTAA
- a CDS encoding toxin-antitoxin system TumE family protein, with the protein MSYACQYKNSKVELIFRYDNAKHKPAFRFLEHKNTKEYAHQELCKGLEKKPIKQHNVPRVAFKM; encoded by the coding sequence GTGAGTTACGCCTGCCAATATAAAAATAGCAAAGTGGAATTGATTTTCAGATACGATAACGCAAAACATAAGCCTGCCTTTCGGTTCCTTGAACACAAAAACACAAAAGAATACGCCCATCAAGAGCTTTGCAAAGGTCTCGAAAAAAAACCAATAAAGCAACATAACGTCCCCCGGGTTGCCTTTAAGATGTGA
- a CDS encoding AbrB/MazE/SpoVT family DNA-binding domain-containing protein yields MALATLTTKGQVTIPKKIRELLKLHTGDKIEIIVTEKREAIIRPISKKVDDVFCKLHKPGRKAVTLEAIDEAVRNRMKDKFK; encoded by the coding sequence ATGGCGTTAGCTACTCTCACAACTAAGGGACAAGTGACTATCCCAAAAAAAATTAGAGAATTGCTGAAATTGCATACTGGTGATAAAATCGAGATCATTGTCACAGAAAAAAGAGAAGCCATAATCAGGCCTATCTCAAAAAAAGTAGATGACGTTTTTTGCAAACTACATAAACCAGGCAGAAAAGCTGTGACTCTCGAAGCTATAGATGAGGCTGTAAGAAACAGAATGAAGGATAAATTCAAATGA
- a CDS encoding PIN domain-containing protein: MKGIDTNILIRFLIGDDELQAKKVYNIFKKAESEKNELFVPLLVIIELIWVLESVYEIHRTEILESISELTLMPILKFEYQSTLQQFTHSAQGNRYDLSDLLIAHSAKTQGCESIITFDKKASKFNLFELAK, translated from the coding sequence ATGAAAGGAATAGATACAAATATCCTGATTCGTTTCCTGATAGGTGATGATGAACTACAAGCAAAAAAAGTTTACAACATATTTAAAAAAGCTGAATCAGAAAAGAATGAACTATTTGTGCCCTTACTCGTAATAATAGAATTAATTTGGGTATTAGAATCAGTCTATGAGATCCACAGAACTGAAATTTTAGAATCAATAAGCGAACTAACACTGATGCCGATTTTAAAATTTGAGTATCAGTCAACTTTACAACAATTCACACATTCCGCACAAGGAAACAGATATGATCTTTCAGACCTGTTAATTGCCCATTCCGCCAAGACCCAAGGTTGCGAAAGCATTATTACTTTTGATAAAAAAGCATCTAAATTCAACCTGTTTGAATTGGCAAAGTGA
- a CDS encoding nucleotidyltransferase family protein produces MHKIIRKNIEKIKTLCITHNVKSLFAFGSVCTDEFNNSSDIDLLISFNPMDYADYADNYFLVADKFEDIFHRSVDLVTDKSLSNPYFIDSVNLTKTLIYEKRD; encoded by the coding sequence ATGCACAAAATAATTAGAAAAAATATTGAAAAAATAAAAACATTATGTATAACACATAATGTTAAATCCTTATTTGCATTTGGTTCTGTGTGTACTGATGAGTTTAATAATTCAAGCGATATTGATTTGCTGATTTCTTTCAATCCAATGGATTATGCTGATTATGCTGATAATTATTTTTTGGTAGCGGATAAGTTTGAGGACATATTTCATAGATCCGTTGATTTAGTAACTGACAAATCACTATCAAATCCTTATTTCATTGATTCAGTAAATCTGACAAAAACTTTGATTTATGAAAAACGTGATTAA
- a CDS encoding HepT-like ribonuclease domain-containing protein, with amino-acid sequence MPKESIDSIENYLGDKKNFNVYQSNKMLRRAVEREFEIIGEAMNRIAQIDDKINISTKKQIISMRNRVIHGYDKIDDAIVLGTIIRHLPILKKEIQSLID; translated from the coding sequence ATGCCAAAAGAATCAATTGATTCAATTGAAAATTATCTTGGAGACAAAAAGAATTTTAATGTTTATCAGAGCAATAAAATGCTTCGCCGTGCGGTTGAAAGAGAGTTCGAAATCATAGGAGAAGCAATGAACAGGATTGCCCAAATTGATGATAAAATAAATATTTCGACTAAAAAGCAAATTATCAGTATGCGGAATCGAGTAATTCATGGTTATGATAAAATTGACGATGCAATAGTTTTGGGAACAATTATAAGGCATTTGCCAATCCTTAAAAAAGAGATTCAAAGTTTAATCGATTAA
- a CDS encoding type II toxin-antitoxin system RelE family toxin — MYKLAIKENLDRKFKKLKKKDRELLVLIDRKVQEILDNPYRFKPLRKPLQNKRRVHVGGSFVLIYEINKDEKIVTLLDFDHHDNIYKT; from the coding sequence ATGTATAAACTTGCAATCAAGGAAAATCTTGACAGAAAATTTAAGAAGCTCAAGAAAAAAGACAGAGAATTACTTGTGCTGATAGATAGAAAAGTGCAGGAGATACTTGATAATCCTTACCGTTTCAAGCCCTTAAGAAAGCCTTTGCAAAACAAGCGAAGGGTGCACGTAGGTGGGTCTTTTGTGTTGATTTATGAAATTAACAAAGATGAAAAAATAGTAACGCTGCTTGATTTTGATCACCATGACAATATTTATAAAACATAG
- a CDS encoding DUF5615 family PIN-like protein yields MKFLADECCDTGLVASLRENGHDVLYVLEKTPGSSDDEVLLDAYNKGRILLTEDKDFGGLVYRLKKPSKGICI; encoded by the coding sequence TTGAAATTTTTGGCCGATGAGTGTTGTGATACGGGGTTAGTGGCATCCTTAAGAGAAAATGGGCATGATGTCTTATACGTATTAGAAAAAACTCCGGGTAGTTCTGACGATGAAGTTTTGCTTGATGCTTACAATAAAGGACGCATTTTGTTAACAGAAGATAAGGATTTTGGTGGGCTTGTTTATCGGCTCAAAAAGCCTTCTAAAGGCATCTGCATTTAG
- the ltrA gene encoding group II intron reverse transcriptase/maturase — MGDTQMSQTISTKSREIARTVACNSRPIEWGQPPVLTGGSSLIKIELLAQSNPELVFTSVVHRIDFDLLKQSFRKIRKSKSAGVDKVTAKEYAENLDQNLYNLYERLRRGQYVASPVKRIWIDKEGGKKRPIGIPVLEDKIVQKAAAAILNVIFDRNFYNFSHAFRKGRSQHMAIKDLREQCLKQNISWIVSADITGLFDNINHELLKDMIRRRVSDGGMIRLIGKWLNAGVMEEGNLTYSETGTPQGGVISPVLSNIFLHYVLDDWYVKEVIPRMKGRCSIIRWADDFILGFEYEKDALRVMDVLPRRFEQFELSLHPEKTKLIRFSKRISGKGNGTFDFLGFTFYWSKSLKGYMVIKKKTARKRSSRFMKRIWIWCKDNRHKPMAEQYEILCSKLRGFYQYFGVISNYKVLEVVFEYTEKAWRRWLSRRSHKGEVMFEDLRTTYPLPLPRIVHNI, encoded by the coding sequence ATGGGAGATACACAGATGTCACAAACCATATCAACAAAAAGCCGAGAAATTGCAAGAACGGTCGCTTGCAATTCCAGACCGATAGAATGGGGACAACCACCGGTGTTAACAGGTGGGTCATCCCTTATCAAAATCGAGCTGCTTGCTCAAAGTAATCCTGAACTGGTATTTACATCAGTAGTCCATCGGATAGACTTTGATTTACTGAAACAATCCTTTCGTAAAATTCGGAAAAGCAAATCTGCAGGAGTGGACAAGGTTACGGCAAAGGAGTATGCCGAAAATCTTGATCAAAACCTCTATAATCTGTATGAACGACTGCGGAGAGGACAGTACGTTGCGTCTCCTGTAAAGCGTATCTGGATAGACAAGGAAGGAGGGAAAAAGCGTCCAATTGGCATACCTGTACTTGAGGATAAAATTGTCCAGAAAGCAGCAGCAGCCATATTGAATGTCATATTTGACAGGAATTTTTACAATTTTTCCCATGCATTCAGAAAAGGTCGGAGCCAACACATGGCAATCAAAGATTTACGTGAGCAATGCTTGAAGCAGAATATCAGCTGGATAGTAAGCGCAGATATTACAGGACTATTTGACAATATTAATCACGAGTTACTTAAAGACATGATACGTCGGAGAGTAAGTGACGGCGGAATGATTCGCCTGATAGGGAAGTGGTTGAATGCAGGCGTAATGGAGGAAGGCAACCTGACGTACTCTGAAACGGGCACTCCACAGGGAGGAGTAATTTCCCCTGTGCTCAGTAATATCTTTCTTCATTATGTTTTAGATGACTGGTACGTGAAAGAAGTGATCCCCCGGATGAAAGGGAGATGCTCCATCATACGCTGGGCGGATGATTTCATCCTCGGGTTCGAGTATGAAAAAGACGCATTGCGTGTCATGGATGTATTACCCAGGCGGTTCGAACAGTTCGAGCTGTCACTTCACCCGGAAAAGACAAAACTGATTCGATTTTCCAAACGCATTAGCGGAAAGGGAAACGGGACGTTTGATTTTTTAGGGTTTACATTTTACTGGTCAAAATCATTAAAAGGGTACATGGTAATAAAGAAAAAGACGGCAAGAAAGCGTTCAAGCCGTTTTATGAAGAGAATATGGATATGGTGCAAGGATAACCGTCATAAGCCAATGGCCGAGCAGTATGAGATTCTTTGCAGTAAACTGCGAGGTTTTTACCAGTACTTTGGAGTAATAAGTAACTACAAAGTGCTGGAAGTTGTGTTTGAATATACTGAGAAAGCATGGCGTCGATGGTTAAGCCGAAGAAGTCACAAGGGCGAAGTAATGTTCGAGGACTTGCGCACAACATACCCACTGCCATTACCCAGAATAGTCCATAATATTTGA
- a CDS encoding UPF0175 family protein translates to MEFNDEIQDALRIPPDEQEGRLRRELALRLYEKGLLSLGKARQLAGMEKCNFLLLLAQDGISRQYDKKELERSR, encoded by the coding sequence TTGGAATTCAACGACGAAATACAGGATGCTTTACGTATCCCTCCAGATGAGCAGGAAGGCCGGCTTCGACGGGAACTCGCTTTACGGCTTTATGAAAAAGGGTTGCTTTCGCTTGGAAAAGCTCGTCAGTTGGCGGGAATGGAAAAGTGTAATTTCCTTTTATTATTAGCGCAAGATGGCATATCCAGACAGTACGATAAAAAGGAACTGGAGCGGAGCAGGTAG
- a CDS encoding DUF3368 domain-containing protein: MDQGEAEVIALGQEIGADLLLLDEKSARSVAARLQYPVLGTVGVLIWAKRKHIISSLSSELALLQTKGGFCVSKVVYEYALEQAGE, translated from the coding sequence TTGGATCAAGGCGAGGCTGAAGTGATCGCTCTTGGGCAGGAAATTGGAGCCGATTTACTGCTTTTGGACGAAAAAAGCGCTCGAAGCGTAGCTGCGCGATTACAATATCCTGTGCTGGGCACTGTAGGTGTTCTAATTTGGGCAAAAAGAAAGCACATCATCTCCAGTCTATCAAGCGAATTAGCTCTTTTGCAGACAAAAGGCGGATTTTGTGTTAGCAAGGTTGTATATGAATATGCGTTGGAACAGGCTGGAGAGTAA
- a CDS encoding transposase: MIKNTFEEVLSDEWVKANITNPVQELVIIRGIIPWQKMITKLCKFYNTSQGAFGKSLRMMTAILICIKYYQLSDRQMVKHIKENHYIQYFCNITNEELQTCLDPSSICVFRKRIGEEGVEIIEKEVFEVLRKAGIIQGDNAMIDSSVLKNNVIYPNDVHLIFKAFDKMKQFAVLHQISLWWDNNEVKKLWREFFLNKKQNRLEWLLKFNILFIPALKIFDKKVESLKTTKKKQIKADNMFAILTILEAQTLEKLEGKKQIKNRIVSIDEPDARPIVKGKEHPKCEFGTTMEMTFNREGFMITIENFIGNPNDKTLFAGTLEQFKKRMKGEPENIITDLGYRSNGNFKIADNISNVFLGRKKDVSEEKQSFCCKARSATEGFIAIAKNIRGFGCSLYRGFEGDRIWSLLCQTAYNLKKFIQLLMGEKIEEKKLMKLGLA, encoded by the coding sequence ATGATAAAAAATACTTTTGAAGAAGTTCTTTCTGATGAATGGGTGAAAGCAAATATAACCAATCCAGTTCAGGAATTGGTTATTATCCGTGGGATAATTCCATGGCAAAAAATGATTACAAAGTTGTGTAAATTTTATAACACCAGTCAGGGTGCTTTTGGAAAATCTCTCAGGATGATGACAGCGATTTTGATTTGTATAAAATACTATCAATTAAGTGATAGGCAAATGGTTAAGCATATAAAAGAAAACCACTATATTCAATATTTTTGTAACATCACAAATGAGGAATTGCAAACATGCCTGGATCCGAGTTCTATATGTGTATTTCGAAAACGTATAGGTGAAGAAGGTGTTGAAATTATAGAAAAAGAAGTTTTTGAGGTTCTACGCAAAGCTGGGATAATACAGGGTGATAATGCTATGATAGATTCAAGCGTATTGAAAAATAACGTTATCTATCCAAATGATGTACATTTAATTTTTAAAGCTTTTGACAAAATGAAACAATTTGCCGTTTTGCATCAAATCTCCTTGTGGTGGGACAATAATGAAGTAAAAAAATTATGGCGAGAATTTTTTTTGAACAAAAAACAAAACCGTTTGGAATGGTTACTCAAATTTAATATATTATTTATTCCTGCTCTAAAAATATTTGATAAAAAAGTTGAATCATTAAAGACCACAAAGAAAAAACAAATAAAAGCTGACAATATGTTTGCTATTCTTACTATTCTTGAAGCACAAACCTTAGAAAAACTCGAAGGTAAAAAACAGATAAAAAACCGGATTGTATCCATTGATGAACCGGATGCCCGCCCGATTGTAAAAGGAAAAGAGCATCCGAAGTGTGAATTCGGCACAACAATGGAAATGACTTTCAATAGGGAAGGATTCATGATTACCATTGAAAATTTTATCGGTAATCCAAATGATAAAACGCTTTTTGCTGGAACACTCGAACAGTTCAAAAAACGGATGAAAGGCGAACCGGAAAATATTATTACCGACCTTGGTTACAGAAGCAATGGTAATTTTAAAATTGCAGACAATATCAGTAACGTTTTTTTGGGGCGTAAAAAAGATGTATCCGAAGAAAAACAGAGTTTTTGCTGTAAAGCCCGTTCAGCAACAGAAGGTTTCATAGCTATTGCAAAAAATATTAGAGGTTTTGGATGCAGTCTTTATAGAGGATTTGAAGGAGACCGTATATGGTCATTGCTTTGTCAAACCGCTTATAATCTTAAAAAGTTTATTCAGCTTCTAATGGGAGAAAAGATTGAAGAAAAAAAACTGATGAAACTCGGGCTGGCATAA
- a CDS encoding oligosaccharide flippase family protein — protein MIDKRRITISAGSSIAQIIISGITVFLLYRFLLETIGPEKLGIWSLVLAISSMTQAANLGMTGSIVKHIADYDAFDDKKKISIAIQTAVISIALFSFVFVISLFPAANYYFQITLEEKFYRVALEILPLALISFWLLMLTTIYQGALYGCQLIAQRNGILVFDSVSHFVICIILAPYYGLLGLAYARVIQNCLTLVITIVLLKRYVQGLPVLPCHWNKKLFKEMFGYAVNFQIISLLVMLSDPVTKGFLSRYGNVSMVAYYEMANKLVQLSRSLLVSANQVLVPTFANLNQLDPKKILNTYLVSYQFVFYLAVPGFCLLTLSAPLISEIWVGHYEPVFIWSMVMLCAGWLVNTLSVPAYYVGVGTGNMKDNVVTHLVMTASNIILIFIIGRLWEGLGVVMAWALAVALGGGLLNILFYWKNVMCFSNVIPKDSRWLAVFCFIGFFVSYGLWLQSPEIKKMMLAISAPSDPWGRYIVGSLMIGCFFLIASLPMWNHPIRKKIMNLIADLRSK, from the coding sequence ATGATTGATAAACGACGAATCACAATCAGTGCCGGGTCCTCTATCGCCCAAATAATTATTTCCGGAATCACGGTTTTTCTGCTTTACAGGTTTTTGCTGGAAACTATTGGCCCAGAAAAACTTGGGATATGGTCATTAGTTTTAGCGATTAGTTCGATGACCCAGGCAGCTAATCTCGGAATGACGGGAAGCATTGTAAAACATATCGCAGATTATGATGCATTTGATGATAAAAAAAAAATTTCTATAGCTATTCAGACGGCAGTGATATCTATAGCACTTTTTAGTTTTGTATTCGTGATAAGTTTGTTCCCCGCTGCAAATTATTATTTCCAGATTACGCTCGAAGAGAAGTTTTACCGTGTCGCTTTAGAAATATTACCTTTGGCTCTTATATCTTTCTGGCTTTTGATGCTTACAACTATCTATCAAGGTGCTTTGTATGGCTGCCAACTTATAGCTCAAAGGAATGGGATACTTGTTTTTGATTCGGTTTCCCATTTTGTGATTTGCATAATTTTGGCACCATATTATGGGTTGCTTGGGCTAGCTTACGCAAGGGTAATCCAGAATTGTCTGACACTTGTGATAACCATTGTGTTATTAAAAAGATATGTTCAAGGGTTGCCGGTATTGCCGTGCCACTGGAATAAAAAGCTTTTCAAAGAGATGTTCGGTTACGCGGTTAATTTTCAAATAATTTCATTGCTCGTAATGCTATCCGATCCTGTCACCAAAGGTTTTTTGAGCAGATATGGCAATGTTTCCATGGTGGCTTATTATGAGATGGCCAATAAATTGGTGCAATTGTCTCGTTCATTGTTGGTAAGTGCAAACCAGGTTCTTGTTCCAACATTCGCCAATCTCAATCAACTTGACCCCAAAAAAATATTAAATACTTACCTTGTGTCCTATCAATTTGTTTTTTACCTTGCCGTTCCTGGATTCTGTCTATTGACACTTTCTGCTCCATTGATATCAGAAATATGGGTGGGCCATTATGAACCGGTATTTATTTGGTCAATGGTTATGCTATGCGCTGGTTGGCTAGTTAACACCTTGTCCGTCCCTGCATATTATGTCGGTGTGGGGACAGGCAATATGAAAGATAATGTCGTTACTCACTTGGTTATGACAGCAAGCAATATCATATTGATATTCATTATTGGCAGATTATGGGAAGGTTTGGGTGTAGTAATGGCATGGGCTTTGGCAGTGGCATTAGGCGGGGGGCTGTTAAACATACTTTTTTATTGGAAAAATGTAATGTGTTTCAGTAATGTAATCCCCAAAGACAGTAGGTGGTTGGCGGTTTTTTGTTTTATAGGTTTTTTTGTCAGCTACGGGTTGTGGCTGCAGTCACCAGAAATTAAGAAGATGATGTTAGCGATATCAGCACCTTCTGATCCATGGGGGCGATATATTGTTGGAAGCTTAATGATAGGGTGTTTTTTTTTGATTGCAAGTTTGCCAATGTGGAATCATCCGATACGGAAAAAAATAATGAATTTAATTGCAGATCTTCGATCAAAGTAA
- a CDS encoding O-antigen ligase family protein gives MNIAGMNLYVLLGGMISLLIFLRLGLRTKIFVAFFIMSQCFDLAPRIIHGKFIWDYGAVLLLIAAAQLMFQLMFKKKIKPIKGNFYITVLGIFTAWLVFCLLYSLLIYDYPILNTLKMSRQMIIGYLSFFIFFGLFAVDKDAFKMFMKWLYIITFPLLIVAIAQYIIGRPLFFGLHREYDSITRYLPIFLPISLLYFWYILSRYFAAEPVKKHEFVYAGMVVVVTAITYTRGIYIAVLFSFMTMLFLLFKRGKVKVNTAIIFIVVLSMGITVLMAGGWANRVINRAASGIEILFSGKVVSSKIDEDTYSGRWMLLKERFELVLKNNPIIGYGFIHEDNIPKKLRNSLKYGSVIKTPEMVQKYKYGQPYVLALFSADIGWANIVLTTGFIGFFIFIIFIGSFLLSYRGKQIDDAHLYYFHLAFYLQTITLLLLMFNGNPFTNQLQIPGLMVAGYLYCSSRRDMKSGNRLPITAMGKELCH, from the coding sequence ATGAATATAGCTGGCATGAACTTATATGTATTATTAGGAGGCATGATAAGCCTTCTCATTTTTCTTAGACTCGGACTCCGGACGAAGATTTTTGTCGCTTTTTTTATTATGAGCCAGTGCTTTGATTTAGCTCCACGTATTATTCATGGAAAATTCATTTGGGACTATGGCGCTGTATTACTCTTGATTGCTGCAGCCCAATTGATGTTTCAGTTAATGTTTAAGAAAAAAATTAAACCAATAAAAGGTAATTTCTATATTACTGTGCTTGGTATATTTACCGCATGGCTGGTTTTCTGTCTACTATATTCTTTGTTGATTTATGATTACCCAATTCTGAACACACTTAAAATGTCCCGGCAAATGATCATCGGCTATTTATCATTCTTTATCTTTTTTGGATTATTCGCTGTTGATAAAGACGCATTCAAGATGTTTATGAAGTGGCTTTACATCATTACGTTTCCGCTGCTGATAGTCGCTATAGCCCAGTATATAATAGGCAGGCCATTGTTCTTTGGATTGCATAGAGAATATGATAGTATTACCAGATATTTACCGATTTTTCTACCAATCAGTCTATTGTACTTCTGGTACATATTGTCAAGATATTTTGCTGCTGAACCCGTGAAAAAACATGAGTTTGTGTATGCTGGTATGGTAGTTGTTGTTACTGCTATCACATATACACGTGGTATTTATATTGCCGTGTTATTCTCATTTATGACAATGTTGTTTCTTCTTTTTAAACGAGGAAAGGTCAAAGTAAATACTGCAATAATTTTTATTGTAGTTTTAAGCATGGGTATCACAGTCCTGATGGCCGGTGGCTGGGCCAACAGGGTTATTAACAGGGCGGCAAGCGGCATAGAAATTCTGTTTTCCGGCAAAGTAGTGAGCTCAAAAATTGATGAAGATACCTACTCAGGAAGATGGATGTTACTGAAAGAGAGGTTTGAGCTTGTTTTAAAAAATAACCCAATCATTGGTTATGGTTTTATCCATGAAGATAATATACCGAAAAAATTAAGAAATAGCCTAAAATACGGGTCAGTTATTAAGACGCCGGAAATGGTTCAGAAATACAAATACGGACAGCCCTATGTATTAGCGCTTTTTAGTGCTGATATTGGTTGGGCAAACATAGTTCTGACAACAGGATTTATTGGTTTTTTTATTTTTATCATATTTATTGGTTCTTTTTTGCTTAGTTATCGAGGCAAACAAATTGATGACGCGCACCTGTACTATTTCCATTTAGCATTTTATTTGCAAACGATTACACTCTTGCTCTTGATGTTTAATGGCAACCCATTCACAAATCAATTGCAAATACCAGGTTTAATGGTTGCCGGATATCTATATTGCAGCAGCAGACGCGATATGAAATCAGGCAATAGATTGCCTATAACAGCAATGGGAAAGGAATTATGTCATTAA